In Salmo salar chromosome ssa24, Ssal_v3.1, whole genome shotgun sequence, the following proteins share a genomic window:
- the LOC106596579 gene encoding LOW QUALITY PROTEIN: adipocyte enhancer-binding protein 1 (The sequence of the model RefSeq protein was modified relative to this genomic sequence to represent the inferred CDS: deleted 1 base in 1 codon), with product MYFIAIGCPLPDPTSAYQRLQNEVTPVQYLDFRHHNYSDMVTMMKSVSEECPNITSMYSLGRSSNGLDILAMVISGNPTEHEIGEPEFRYTAGLHGNEATGREMVLLLLQYLCKEYNDGNPRVRRLVEGIRIHLVPSLNPDGQEKALTVGSELSGWTTGHWTEDGHDIFQNFPDLNSVLWEAEDKGMVPKLTPNHHVKIPADQEGDDRIAVETRAIILWMESHPFVLGANFQGGERFVAYPYDNHRLTKTAGASTREGKRERAQSRKKRQYEEFEEPVEDHRNRGYQQPEEDQWNRGYQQPEEDQWNRGYQQPEEDQWNRGYQQREEDQYNRRYQQPEEEWRGHGYGHREEEEEDDRGRGGYAEPEDEPRATADASFFRWLAISYASTHLSMTYTSHGTCHGDDITGGIGIVNRAKWQPVTGSMNDFSYLHTNCLELSVFLGCDKFPHQSELVIEWEKNREAMLTFMEQVQRGIRGVVKDNEGNPIANATVSVEGVNHDVSTAVTGDYWRLLNPGEYRVTVRAEGFAPLTKLCVVGYEAGATTCSFNLAKSNWDRIKQIMALHGNKPIRLLSHGNGGTIWHMVPNGNRNMEFHGHALMDSTTRDQRRKELGLDRPRHLRQQRLMRLTKTLPPTTTPVPTTTEAEPTTAWYDSWFIGEGQMSAPESFTDSILDYKYEYKIDDY from the exons ATGTATTTTATAGCTATAGGCTGCCCACTGCCTG ACCCCACCAGTGCCTACCAGAGGCTGCAGAATGAGGTGACTCCCGTCCAGTACCTGGACTTCAGACATCACAACTACTCAGACATGGTCACG ATGATGAAGTCTGTGTCTGAGGAGTGTCCCAACATCACCAGTATGTACAGCCTGGGTCGCAGCTCTAACGGACTGGACATCCTGGCCATGGTGATATCAGGCAACCCCACAGAACACGAGATAG GTGAGCCGGAGTTCCGCTACACGGCCGGTCTCCATGGAAACGAGGCGACGGGGCGGGAGATGGTTCTTCTTCTGTTGCAGTACCTGTGTAAGGAGTACAATGATGGCAACCCCAGAGTGCGCCGCCTGGTGGAGGGAATACGTATCCACCTGGTGCCCTCACTCAACCCTGATGGGCAGGAGAAGGCCCTCACAGTG GGTTCCGAGCTGAGTGGTTGGACAACAGGCCACTGGACGGAGGACGGCCATGACATCTTCCAGAACTTCCCTGACCTGAACAGTGTTTTGTGGGAGGCCGAGGACAAGGGCATGGTGCCCAAACTGACCCCCAATCACCATGTCAAGATCCCTGCAGatcaagagggggatgacagg ATTGCTGTGGAGACTCGAGCCATCATCTTGTGGATGGAGAGCCACCCATTCGTACTGGGGGCCAACTTCCAGGGGGGAGAGAGGTTTGTGGCGTACCCCTACGACAATCACCGCCTAACCAAGACCGCCGGCGCCAGCAccagagagggcaagagagagagggcacagaGCCGCAAGAAGAGACA GTACGAGGAGTTTGAGGAGCCGGTGGAAGATCATAGAAACAGGGGATACCAGCAGCCAGAAGAAGACCAGTGGAACAGGGGATACCAGCAGCCGGAAGAGGACCAGTGGAACAGGGGATACCAGCAGCCAGAAGAAGACCAGTGGAACAGGGGATACCAGCAGCGAGAAGAAGACCAGTATAACAGGAGATACCAGCAGccggaggaggagtggaggggacatgGCTATGGCCacagggaagaggaagaggaggatgacagagggagaggg gggtacgCAGAGCCTGAGGATGAACCCAGGGCCACAGCAGACGCCTCCTTTTTCAG GTGGTTGGCCATCTCTTATGCCTCTACTCACCTGTCGATGACATACACTTCCCACGGCACCTGTCACGGCGATGACATCACTGGAGGCATTGGAATCGTCAATCGCGCCAAGTGGCAGCCCGTCACAGGAA gTATGAATGACTTCAGCTACCTGCACACTAACTGTCTGGAGCTGTCAGTGTTCCTGGGCTGTGATAAGTTCCCCCATCAGAGTGAGCTGGTCATTGAGtgggagaagaacagagaggcCATGCTCACCTTCAtggagcag GTGCAGCGTGGGATCAGGGGCGTGGTAAAAGACAATGAGGGGAACCCCATCGCTAATGCTACAGTTTCTGTAGAGGGGGTCAACCATGATGTCTCTACAG CTGTAACAGGGGACTACTGGCGCTTGTTGAACCCAGGTGAGTACCGTGTGACGGTGCGGGCAGAAGGCTTCGCCCCCCTGACCAAGCTGTGTGTGGTGGGCTACGAGGCAGGGGCAACTACCTGCAGCTTTAACCTGGCCAAGTCCAACTGGGACCGCATCAAACAA ATCATGGCCCTGCACGGCAACAAGCCCATACGCCTGCTCAGCCACGGCAACGGCGGAACAATATGGCACATGGTCCCCAATGGTAACAGGAATATGGAGTTTCACGGACATGCACTCATGGATTCTACGACGCGTGACCAGAGAAGGAAAGAGCTAGGGCTCGACCGCCCCCGTCATCTACGGCAACAGAGACTGATGAGATTGACAAAAACGTTGCCCCCGACGACCACGCCGGTTCCCACAACAACAGAGGCAGAGCCCACCACTGCTTGGTACGACTCGTGGTTCATAGGAGAGGGGCAAATGTCGGCACCGGAAAGTTTCACGGACTCCATCTTGGATTACAAATACGAGTACAAGATCGACGATTACTAA
- the LOC123730362 gene encoding adipocyte enhancer-binding protein 1-like, whose product MGGHTAVVCLVLLALFCVLLPRAGESAGGIVSLGQAVEEIGMEALYRQESQDEPVKEEDLTETQSQTSKEKRATEEDALPARVRRAEEEEEGKGDKKKGKKDKKDKKDKKDKKNKEPKVPKATKKPKADKKPKKGKEKEPRTEAPTTPPPTTTTLPPTTTTPPPTTTTEVYTEAAPTEPDPYPDYPYPDNEDDYWKPDEEEPAGPVVDPEDDYWKGEDPMATPPTPVVDGKVDKGDEDYWDARYEVPENLPFPDGKEVVPTEKDDWSYAVTEELVTPPPTYESPWYEEYDYGHSGGQTKKQEERENQRKEKEREDRERAQQRREEEERAKAKKRPHVFKEPKKCPPLGMESHRIESDQLLASSMSHYRYSQARARLNIQASDDEEDMHGGAWCPNPEDNIHWFEMDARRATEFTGIITQGRDSRNEIDFVTSYYVQFSNDSREWKTVHDGYSDWVSLSASLLQMYFGPRVHSHALFMGHKSSPCQIYLSLPL is encoded by the exons ATGGGAGGTCATACTGCAGTGGTGTGTTTGGTTCTGCTGGCCCTATTCTGTGTGCTACTGCCCAGAGCAGGGGAGAGTGCAGGAGGCATTGTCTCTTTAGGCCAGGCTGTAGAGGAGATAGGGATGGAGGCCCTATATAGACAGGAGTCCCAGGATGAACCAGTTAAAGAAGAGGATCTCACAGAGACACAAAGCCAGACTAGCAAGGAAAAGAGAGCCACAGAGGAGGATGCCCTACCAG CCAGGGTCAGGAGAgccgaagaggaagaggagggcaaAGGGGATAAAAAGAAGGGCAAGAAAGACAAGAAAGACAAGAAAGACAAgaaagacaagaagaacaaggagCCCAAAGTGCCCAAGGCCACCAAGAAGCCTAAAGCAGACAAAAAGCCAAAGAAGGGCAAAGAAAAGGAGCCACGGACAGAAGCACCTACAACTCCACCACCCacaactaccacactaccacctacaactaccacaccaccacctacAACTACTACAGAGGTGTACACAGAAGCAG CTCCCACAGAACCTGACCCATACCCAGACTACCCCTACCCAGACAACG AGGATGACTACTGGAAGCCAGATGAGGAGGAGCCCGCAGGCCCAGTGGTCGACCCAGAAGATGACTATTGGAAGGGAGAGGACCCAATGGCCACGCCCCCCACTCCTGTGGTGGATGGAAAGGTGGACAAGGGAGACGAGGACTACTGGGACGCCAGAT ACGAGGTGCCCGAGAATCTTCCTTTCCCTGATGGTAAAGAGGTCGTCCCCACAGAGAAAGATGACTGGAGCTACGCTGTTACAG AGGAGCTTGTTACACCACCACCCACCTATGAAAGCCCATGGTACGAGGAGTATGACTACGGCCATAGTGGTGGACAGA CGAaaaaacaggaggagagagagaaccaaaggaaagaaaaggagagagaggatagag AGAGAGCTCagcagaggagggaagaggaagagagggccaAAGCCAAGAAGAGGCCACACGTATTCAAGGAACCCAAAA AGTGTCCTCCCCTGGGTATGGAGTCTCATAGGATAGAATCAGACCAGCTgctggcctcctccatgtctcactACCGCTACAGCCAAGCCAGGGCACGACTCAACATAcag gcTTCGGATGATGAGGAGGACATGCATGGTGGGGCGTGGTGTCCTAACCCAGAGGACAATATTCACTGGTTTGAGATGGACGCTCGCAGAGCAACAGAGTTTACTGGGATCATAACACAGGGACGAGACTCACGCAACGA GATTGACTTTGTGACATCGTACTACGTGCAATTCAGTAATGACAGCAGAGAATGGAAAACCGTCCATGACGGTTACTCTGACTGGGTGAGTCTGTCAGCCTCGCTGCTTCAAATGTACTTTGGTCCCAGGGTTCACTCTCATGCTCTTTTTATGGGGCACAAAAGTTCACCATGTCAAATatatttgtctctccctctc